A section of the Triticum dicoccoides isolate Atlit2015 ecotype Zavitan chromosome 7A, WEW_v2.0, whole genome shotgun sequence genome encodes:
- the LOC119327758 gene encoding cytochrome P450 CYP72A219-like → MDTLGSPPWSMLCALGALLAALWFAGRALAGAWLGPRRVARALRSQGVRGTSYRFPSGDMKEYVRLLAAACSQPMPLSSHAVAARAVPFDHAIIKQHGKVALTWFGSEPRVVVADPQLFREILSSKQGQFGKQRSILGIERLLANGLTTHQGDKWVAHRRIINHAFHLEKLKRMLPAFADCSSELVRRWGSFMGPGDAQEIDVWPEFQNLTGDVISRVAFGSSFSEGRTIFRLQSEQAHNAVKMANVMYIPGYRFLPTKLNRRMKANAREVEVLLKGIIMKRERAMKDGYADNNDLLGVMMESNIKESQEAGSSKPMMTIDDIVGELKLFYFAGMETAAVLLTWTMVVLSMHPEWQDRAREEVLRVFGNNQPDFEGINRLKVVTMILHEVLRLYPPILLLGREAYRETELGGVTYPAGVTFALPIVCIHHDPDVWGEDVDEFKPERFAEGIAGASKNSPAFFPFGWGPRICVGQNFALLEAKMGLSVILQHFLFELSPSYTHSPCPVSTLQPQHGSQIMLTKL, encoded by the exons atggacactctCGGCTCGCCACCATGGAGCATGCTCTGCGCTCTCGGGGCCCTGCTGGCCGCGCTGTGGTTCGCGGGGCGGGCGCTGGCCGGCGCCTGGCTCGGCCCAAGGAGGGTGGCCCGGGCCCTGCGGTCCCAGGGCGTCCGCGGCACGTCTTACCGCTTCCCCTCCGGCGACATGAAGGAGTACGTGCGGCTCCTCGCGGCGGCGTGCTCCCAGCCCATGCCGCTGTCCTCGCACGCCGTCGCCGCCCGCGCGGTGCCGTTCGACCATGCCATCATCAAGCAACACG GCAAAGTTGCTCTGACATGGTTCGGTTCGGAGCCGAGGGTGGTGGTGGCCGACCCTCAACTGTTCCGGGAGATCCTGTCGAGCAAGCAGGGCCAGTTCGGCAAGCAGAGGTCCATCCTCGGGATCGAGCGGCTCTTGGCCAACGGCCTCACGACCCACCAGGGCGACAAGTGGGTCGCCCACCGTAGGATCATCAACCACGCCTTCCATCTCGAGAAGCTCAAG AGGATGTTGCCTGCTTTTGCAGACTGTTCTAGTGAACTTGTGCGAAGATGGGGAAGCTTCATGGGGCCCGGTGATGCGCAGGAGATAGATGTGTGGCCAGAGTTTCAGAATCTGACGGGCGACGTGATATCCCGAGTGGCGTTCGGGAGCAGCTTCAGTGAAGGAAGAACAATCTTCCGGTTGCAATCGGAACAAGCACATAATGCTGTCAAGATGGCAAACGTGATGTACATTCCAGGTTACAG ATTCCTGCCAACAAAACTCAATCGAAGAATGAAGGCAAATGCCCGTGAGGTCGAAGTACTCCTGAAAGGCATAATTatgaagagggagagggcgatgaagGATGGCTATGCTGACAACAACGATCTACTAGGCGTGATGATGGAGTCCAACATAAAAGAAAGCCAAGAAGCCGGAAGCTCCAAGCCGATGATGACCATCGACGACATAGTAGGTGAGCTGAAGCTCTTCTATTTCGCGGGCATGGAGACAGCCGCGGTGCTGCTCACATGGACAATGGTCGTGCTAAGCATGCATCCCGAGTGGCAGGACCGCGCTAGGGAGGAGGTTCTTCGTGTCTTTGGGAATAACCAGCCAGATTTTGAGGGCATAAACAGGCTGAAAGTC GTGACAATGATATTGCATGAGGTTCTTAGGCTATACCCACCGATTCTTCTTCTTGGTCGGGAGGCGTATAGAGAGACAGAGCTGGGAGGCGTCACATATCCAGCCGGCGTAACGTTTGCGCTGCCAATTGTGTGCATTCAccatgatccagatgtgtggggagaAGATGTCGATGAATTTAAGCCGGAGAGGTTTGCGGAGGGCATTGCCGGCGCATCCAAGAACTCGCCGGCGTTCTTTCCATTTGGCTGGGGACCGCGGATATGCGTTGGGCAAAACTTTGCATTGCTAGAGGCCAAGATGGGATTGAGTGTGATCCTGCAACACTTCTTGTTTGAGCTCTCACCATCTTACACGCATTCGCCTTGCCCGGTCTCCACTCTACAACCCCAGCACGGTTCACAGATTATGCTCACGAAACTCTAA